One Alligator mississippiensis isolate rAllMis1 chromosome 1, rAllMis1, whole genome shotgun sequence genomic window carries:
- the TSC22D1 gene encoding TSC22 domain family protein 1 isoform X11: MRQPDSAADSSSSSSSARRKMAHPAMFPRRGSSSSSTTGSGSVPPPSAGAGGVALSAEEYQPPLLGQPLLPASPAAASASPGPQPAPPPPQSLNLLPQAPLPQQPLGQAGAQMKKKSGFQITSVTPAQISASISSNNSIAEDTESYDDLDESHTEDLSSSEILDVSLSRATDLGEPERSSSEETLNNFQEAETPGAVSPNQPHLSQQHPPLPHPAQQSVVINGSVHPHHVHHHHPLHHHGHHHPSAPGVGSTPASGGPPPSPSFRKLSTTGSSDNVITTAPVSAASSTGSPASVMSSIRTTSTPGNIGVSPVTGTSTLSNMGGGSSGVTSGMAGTVNLNNITSTGNVNALSGTGSSVNVNILSGIGNGTSASSNVINNVTNPTAGLGSSQQQPAAGTSRFRVVKLDSSSEPFKKGRWTCTEFYDKDNTVAVTEGVAVNKAVETIKQNPLEVTSERESTSGSSVSSSVSTLSHYTESVGSGEMGAPTVVQQQAFQGVGPQQMDFSSAGPQPIPASSIPQSVSQSQLAQVQLHAQEVNYSQQKQGVQPPVSASLTTVTGVQSTPVNIVGVSSALGHQQPAMQSMAQQQLPYSQPAQPVQTLPVVQQQQLQYGQQQQQQQAVPTQMAPGLVKQVSQNSVTGTMPDYMQHQQILQTSAPAMQSGTTAVGTGTPVPVAQAPSMQPSVQAHPAVTPAQPVAHAQTAMPAVLPLTTHLVDGEDERLSSHHQDYPSEWSPASSLLFFHGIKVRLISL; this comes from the coding sequence ATGCGCCAGCCTGACTCAGccgcagacagcagcagcagcagcagcagcgcgagGAGGAAGATGGCGCACCCGGCGATGTTCCCtcgaaggggcagcagcagcagcagcaccactggtAGTGGCAGCgtcccccctcccagcgccgGTGCCGGCGGTGTTGCCCTCTCCGCGGAGGAGTATCAGCCACCTCTGCTGGGCCAGCCGCTGCTGCCTGCGTCTCCCGCAGCAGCGTCTGCCTCGCCGGGTCCCCAGCCggcacctcctcctccacagaGCCTGAACCTCCTCCCGCAGGCACCGCTCCCGCAGCAGCCTCTGGGCCAGGCCGGAGCacaaatgaagaagaaaagcGGCTTCCAGATCACTAGCGTGACCCCGGCCCAGATCTCGGCCAGCATCAGCTCCAACAACAGCATAGCCGAGGACACGGAAAGCTACGACGatctggatgagtcccacacggaaGACCTGTCATCTTCCGAAATCCTGGATGTTTCGCTCTCCAGGGCCACTGACTTGGGGGAACCCGAACGGAGCTCCTCTGAAGAGACTTTAAACAACTTCCAAGAGGCTGAGACTCCAGGGGCTGTCTCTCCAAACCAGCCTCACCTTTCTCAGCAGCACCCTCCTTTGCCTCACCCTGCCCAGCAGAGCGTTGTGATCAATGGGAGTGTTCACCCGCATCACGTTCACCACCACCATCCCCTCCATCACCATGGCCATCACCATCCATCTGCTCCTGGAGTGGGCAGCACACCAGCCTCTGGAGGACCACCTCCCAGTCCATCCTTTAGAAAACTGTCCACAACTGGAAGCTCTGACAATGTTATAACAACTGCACCAGTTTCTGCTGCATCATCCACTGGTAGCCCGGCATCTGTCATGTCCAGTATCCGCACTACAAGTACTCCTGGCAATATAGGTGTGAGTCCTGTTACTGGAACTAGTACGTTAAGTAATATGGGTGGTGGTAGCTCTGGTGTGACGAGCGGCATGGCTGGTACTGTAAATTTAAACAACATTACAAGTACTGGTAACGTAAATGCTTTGTCTGGAACTGGCAGCAGTGTTAATGTGAATATCTTGAGTGGTATTGGCAATGGTACGAGTGCTTCCTCTAATGTCATTAACAATGTTACTAATCCAACAGCAGGACTGGGATCAagtcagcagcagcctgcagctggcacgTCAAGGTTTAGAGTTGTAAAATTAGATTCCAGCTCCGAACcttttaaaaaggggagatggaCATGCACTGAATTCTATGATAAAGACAACACTGTTGCAGTTACAGAAGGAGTAGCAGTAAACAAAGCGGTAGAGACTATAAAACAAAACCCACTTGAAGTGACTTCTGAAAGGGAGAGCACCAGTGGGAGTTCTGTTAGCAGCAGTGTAAGCACACTGAGTCACTACACAGAAAGTGTGGGAAGTGGAGAAATGGGAGCACCTACTGTGGTTCAACAGCAAGCATTTCAAGGTGTGGGTCCACAGCAGATGGATTTTAGCAGTGCTGGTCCTCAGCCTATTCCAGCATCCAGTATACCACAGAGTGTTTCTCAGTCACAGCTTGCTCAAGTCCAGCTGCATGCCCAAGAAGTAAACTATTCGCAGCAAAAGCAAGGGGTCCAGCCTCCTGTGTCGGCCAGCCTAACCACCGTTACTGGAGTTCAATCAACCCCAGTTAATATAGTAGGTGTATCTTCAGCTTTAGGCCACCAACAACCTGCCATGCAGAGTATGGCTCAACAACAACTACCATATTCTCAGCCAGCACAACCtgtgcaaactttgccagttgtACAACAGCAGCAATTACAGTATGgacaacaacagcagcaacaacaagcAGTTCCTACACAGATGGCCCCAGGGCTTGTTAAACAAGTGAGTCAAAACTCTGTTACAGGGACTATGCCAGACTACATGCAACACCAACAGATACTTCAGACTTCAGCACCTGCCATGCAGTCTGGTACTACAGCAGTAGGAACAGGCACGCCAGTTCCTGTTGCTCAGGCACCAAGCATGCAGCCTTCAGTACAAGCACACCCTGCCGTGACACCAGCCCAGCCTGTTGCACATGCTCAAACAGCAATGCCAGCG
- the TSC22D1 gene encoding TSC22 domain family protein 1 isoform X13 translates to MRQPDSAADSSSSSSSARRKMAHPAMFPRRGSSSSSTTGSGSVPPPSAGAGGVALSAEEYQPPLLGQPLLPASPAAASASPGPQPAPPPPQSLNLLPQAPLPQQPLGQAGAQMKKKSGFQITSVTPAQISASISSNNSIAEDTESYDDLDESHTEDLSSSEILDVSLSRATDLGEPERSSSEETLNNFQEAETPGAVSPNQPHLSQQHPPLPHPAQQSVVINGSVHPHHVHHHHPLHHHGHHHPSAPGVGSTPASGGPPPSPSFRKLSTTGSSDNVITTAPVSAASSTGSPASVMSSIRTTSTPGNIGVSPVTGTSTLSNMGGGSSGVTSGMAGTVNLNNITSTGNVNALSGTGSSVNVNILSGIGNGTSASSNVINNVTNPTAGLGSSQQQPAAGTSRFRVVKLDSSSEPFKKGRWTCTEFYDKDNTVAVTEGVAVNKAVETIKQNPLEVTSERESTSGSSVSSSVSTLSHYTESVGSGEMGAPTVVQQQAFQGVGPQQMDFSSAGPQPIPASSIPQSVSQSQLAQVQLHAQEVNYSQQKQGVQPPVSASLTTVTGVQSTPVNIVGVSSALGHQQPAMQSMAQQQLPYSQPAQPVQTLPVVQQQQLQYGQQQQQQQAVPTQMAPGLVKQVSQNSVTGTMPDYMQHQQILQTSAPAMQSGTTAVGTGTPVPVAQAPSMQPSVQAHPAVTPAQPVAHAQTAMPAVLPLTTHLVDGEDERFGAHTPFLRQSRMRRL, encoded by the coding sequence ATGCGCCAGCCTGACTCAGccgcagacagcagcagcagcagcagcagcgcgagGAGGAAGATGGCGCACCCGGCGATGTTCCCtcgaaggggcagcagcagcagcagcaccactggtAGTGGCAGCgtcccccctcccagcgccgGTGCCGGCGGTGTTGCCCTCTCCGCGGAGGAGTATCAGCCACCTCTGCTGGGCCAGCCGCTGCTGCCTGCGTCTCCCGCAGCAGCGTCTGCCTCGCCGGGTCCCCAGCCggcacctcctcctccacagaGCCTGAACCTCCTCCCGCAGGCACCGCTCCCGCAGCAGCCTCTGGGCCAGGCCGGAGCacaaatgaagaagaaaagcGGCTTCCAGATCACTAGCGTGACCCCGGCCCAGATCTCGGCCAGCATCAGCTCCAACAACAGCATAGCCGAGGACACGGAAAGCTACGACGatctggatgagtcccacacggaaGACCTGTCATCTTCCGAAATCCTGGATGTTTCGCTCTCCAGGGCCACTGACTTGGGGGAACCCGAACGGAGCTCCTCTGAAGAGACTTTAAACAACTTCCAAGAGGCTGAGACTCCAGGGGCTGTCTCTCCAAACCAGCCTCACCTTTCTCAGCAGCACCCTCCTTTGCCTCACCCTGCCCAGCAGAGCGTTGTGATCAATGGGAGTGTTCACCCGCATCACGTTCACCACCACCATCCCCTCCATCACCATGGCCATCACCATCCATCTGCTCCTGGAGTGGGCAGCACACCAGCCTCTGGAGGACCACCTCCCAGTCCATCCTTTAGAAAACTGTCCACAACTGGAAGCTCTGACAATGTTATAACAACTGCACCAGTTTCTGCTGCATCATCCACTGGTAGCCCGGCATCTGTCATGTCCAGTATCCGCACTACAAGTACTCCTGGCAATATAGGTGTGAGTCCTGTTACTGGAACTAGTACGTTAAGTAATATGGGTGGTGGTAGCTCTGGTGTGACGAGCGGCATGGCTGGTACTGTAAATTTAAACAACATTACAAGTACTGGTAACGTAAATGCTTTGTCTGGAACTGGCAGCAGTGTTAATGTGAATATCTTGAGTGGTATTGGCAATGGTACGAGTGCTTCCTCTAATGTCATTAACAATGTTACTAATCCAACAGCAGGACTGGGATCAagtcagcagcagcctgcagctggcacgTCAAGGTTTAGAGTTGTAAAATTAGATTCCAGCTCCGAACcttttaaaaaggggagatggaCATGCACTGAATTCTATGATAAAGACAACACTGTTGCAGTTACAGAAGGAGTAGCAGTAAACAAAGCGGTAGAGACTATAAAACAAAACCCACTTGAAGTGACTTCTGAAAGGGAGAGCACCAGTGGGAGTTCTGTTAGCAGCAGTGTAAGCACACTGAGTCACTACACAGAAAGTGTGGGAAGTGGAGAAATGGGAGCACCTACTGTGGTTCAACAGCAAGCATTTCAAGGTGTGGGTCCACAGCAGATGGATTTTAGCAGTGCTGGTCCTCAGCCTATTCCAGCATCCAGTATACCACAGAGTGTTTCTCAGTCACAGCTTGCTCAAGTCCAGCTGCATGCCCAAGAAGTAAACTATTCGCAGCAAAAGCAAGGGGTCCAGCCTCCTGTGTCGGCCAGCCTAACCACCGTTACTGGAGTTCAATCAACCCCAGTTAATATAGTAGGTGTATCTTCAGCTTTAGGCCACCAACAACCTGCCATGCAGAGTATGGCTCAACAACAACTACCATATTCTCAGCCAGCACAACCtgtgcaaactttgccagttgtACAACAGCAGCAATTACAGTATGgacaacaacagcagcaacaacaagcAGTTCCTACACAGATGGCCCCAGGGCTTGTTAAACAAGTGAGTCAAAACTCTGTTACAGGGACTATGCCAGACTACATGCAACACCAACAGATACTTCAGACTTCAGCACCTGCCATGCAGTCTGGTACTACAGCAGTAGGAACAGGCACGCCAGTTCCTGTTGCTCAGGCACCAAGCATGCAGCCTTCAGTACAAGCACACCCTGCCGTGACACCAGCCCAGCCTGTTGCACATGCTCAAACAGCAATGCCAGCG
- the TSC22D1 gene encoding TSC22 domain family protein 1 isoform X12, translating into MRQPDSAADSSSSSSSARRKMAHPAMFPRRGSSSSSTTGSGSVPPPSAGAGGVALSAEEYQPPLLGQPLLPASPAAASASPGPQPAPPPPQSLNLLPQAPLPQQPLGQAGAQMKKKSGFQITSVTPAQISASISSNNSIAEDTESYDDLDESHTEDLSSSEILDVSLSRATDLGEPERSSSEETLNNFQEAETPGAVSPNQPHLSQQHPPLPHPAQQSVVINGSVHPHHVHHHHPLHHHGHHHPSAPGVGSTPASGGPPPSPSFRKLSTTGSSDNVITTAPVSAASSTGSPASVMSSIRTTSTPGNIGVSPVTGTSTLSNMGGGSSGVTSGMAGTVNLNNITSTGNVNALSGTGSSVNVNILSGIGNGTSASSNVINNVTNPTAGLGSSQQQPAAGTSRFRVVKLDSSSEPFKKGRWTCTEFYDKDNTVAVTEGVAVNKAVETIKQNPLEVTSERESTSGSSVSSSVSTLSHYTESVGSGEMGAPTVVQQQAFQGVGPQQMDFSSAGPQPIPASSIPQSVSQSQLAQVQLHAQEVNYSQQKQGVQPPVSASLTTVTGVQSTPVNIVGVSSALGHQQPAMQSMAQQQLPYSQPAQPVQTLPVVQQQQLQYGQQQQQQQAVPTQMAPGLVKQVSQNSVTGTMPDYMQHQQILQTSAPAMQSGTTAVGTGTPVPVAQAPSMQPSVQAHPAVTPAQPVAHAQTAMPAVLPLTTHLVDGEDERLDSNGGGPVRETKLRYG; encoded by the coding sequence ATGCGCCAGCCTGACTCAGccgcagacagcagcagcagcagcagcagcgcgagGAGGAAGATGGCGCACCCGGCGATGTTCCCtcgaaggggcagcagcagcagcagcaccactggtAGTGGCAGCgtcccccctcccagcgccgGTGCCGGCGGTGTTGCCCTCTCCGCGGAGGAGTATCAGCCACCTCTGCTGGGCCAGCCGCTGCTGCCTGCGTCTCCCGCAGCAGCGTCTGCCTCGCCGGGTCCCCAGCCggcacctcctcctccacagaGCCTGAACCTCCTCCCGCAGGCACCGCTCCCGCAGCAGCCTCTGGGCCAGGCCGGAGCacaaatgaagaagaaaagcGGCTTCCAGATCACTAGCGTGACCCCGGCCCAGATCTCGGCCAGCATCAGCTCCAACAACAGCATAGCCGAGGACACGGAAAGCTACGACGatctggatgagtcccacacggaaGACCTGTCATCTTCCGAAATCCTGGATGTTTCGCTCTCCAGGGCCACTGACTTGGGGGAACCCGAACGGAGCTCCTCTGAAGAGACTTTAAACAACTTCCAAGAGGCTGAGACTCCAGGGGCTGTCTCTCCAAACCAGCCTCACCTTTCTCAGCAGCACCCTCCTTTGCCTCACCCTGCCCAGCAGAGCGTTGTGATCAATGGGAGTGTTCACCCGCATCACGTTCACCACCACCATCCCCTCCATCACCATGGCCATCACCATCCATCTGCTCCTGGAGTGGGCAGCACACCAGCCTCTGGAGGACCACCTCCCAGTCCATCCTTTAGAAAACTGTCCACAACTGGAAGCTCTGACAATGTTATAACAACTGCACCAGTTTCTGCTGCATCATCCACTGGTAGCCCGGCATCTGTCATGTCCAGTATCCGCACTACAAGTACTCCTGGCAATATAGGTGTGAGTCCTGTTACTGGAACTAGTACGTTAAGTAATATGGGTGGTGGTAGCTCTGGTGTGACGAGCGGCATGGCTGGTACTGTAAATTTAAACAACATTACAAGTACTGGTAACGTAAATGCTTTGTCTGGAACTGGCAGCAGTGTTAATGTGAATATCTTGAGTGGTATTGGCAATGGTACGAGTGCTTCCTCTAATGTCATTAACAATGTTACTAATCCAACAGCAGGACTGGGATCAagtcagcagcagcctgcagctggcacgTCAAGGTTTAGAGTTGTAAAATTAGATTCCAGCTCCGAACcttttaaaaaggggagatggaCATGCACTGAATTCTATGATAAAGACAACACTGTTGCAGTTACAGAAGGAGTAGCAGTAAACAAAGCGGTAGAGACTATAAAACAAAACCCACTTGAAGTGACTTCTGAAAGGGAGAGCACCAGTGGGAGTTCTGTTAGCAGCAGTGTAAGCACACTGAGTCACTACACAGAAAGTGTGGGAAGTGGAGAAATGGGAGCACCTACTGTGGTTCAACAGCAAGCATTTCAAGGTGTGGGTCCACAGCAGATGGATTTTAGCAGTGCTGGTCCTCAGCCTATTCCAGCATCCAGTATACCACAGAGTGTTTCTCAGTCACAGCTTGCTCAAGTCCAGCTGCATGCCCAAGAAGTAAACTATTCGCAGCAAAAGCAAGGGGTCCAGCCTCCTGTGTCGGCCAGCCTAACCACCGTTACTGGAGTTCAATCAACCCCAGTTAATATAGTAGGTGTATCTTCAGCTTTAGGCCACCAACAACCTGCCATGCAGAGTATGGCTCAACAACAACTACCATATTCTCAGCCAGCACAACCtgtgcaaactttgccagttgtACAACAGCAGCAATTACAGTATGgacaacaacagcagcaacaacaagcAGTTCCTACACAGATGGCCCCAGGGCTTGTTAAACAAGTGAGTCAAAACTCTGTTACAGGGACTATGCCAGACTACATGCAACACCAACAGATACTTCAGACTTCAGCACCTGCCATGCAGTCTGGTACTACAGCAGTAGGAACAGGCACGCCAGTTCCTGTTGCTCAGGCACCAAGCATGCAGCCTTCAGTACAAGCACACCCTGCCGTGACACCAGCCCAGCCTGTTGCACATGCTCAAACAGCAATGCCAGCG